The genomic DNA agagagagagagagagagagagagagagagaatgaattcctgacatggggctcgatccaacaaccccaggatcatgacctgagctgaaatcaagagtcagaagctcaactgactgaaccacccaggagcccctcaattaAATTTCTAAGAGGTAACATTTATTTGCATTGCTACAGAAAGGAACAATTTGcattattgccatttttataCTATTTCTATCTTTACAGATTTATGGATAGCCTGGTCGGTGCCAAGTCAGAGGTGCTCACCCTTGTAAAATCAGCTGTCCTCCAGAGGATCTACTAGACAATGTGAATCACTGTATCGTAAAGACAATCATCATTTCCAAGTCTTGGGTATTTGCTCTCTGTCATTAGCAAGATAACACTACTACATTTCCCAAAGCAAAATGATACTCCGTGGACTGGACAAAGAATCCTTATGATGTATTAAAGACCTTGTAACTGAGAGGTCAAGTGGAGGTACAAAGTGGTACAGAGTGGGTACTTTGATTTTTCTCCACGTAATGATTTTAAAAGGCAGGGTTTGTGGTGGTTAATAACACAGATTCTGGAGTCAAACTGACTGGCTTTGAATTTCACCTCCAAGACTGTGTAGCCTCAGGCGAGTTGGGTTTACCTCTCGGTGCCTTGGTCTTTTCattgaaacaaaagagaaagacagcattTGCCTGGAGCTTGGGATGAAAGcagtgaggtgtgtgtgtgtgtgtgtgtgtgtgtgtgcgtgcacgcacacgcatgcatcacttagaacagtgcctggcacacggttcCCATTCTAAGGATttgttaaacaaaatttaaagatgcAGCACAAACAGAGGTAGAGGGAGGAAGGGTCCACCTGTAAATCTGTGGAGGCATTTGTCACGAGTGCCGCTGAGACTGAGAAGGGCACGCTCTTGGCTTTTACTCCAACACACTCATCTGTTAAGGGAAATGGCTGCCCCTGAATTACCTAAGGCCAAAGACAATCCAACCCAGATACCactgttttcttttgatgttaaTCCCGTGGGGAAGTTTCTTCTTTTGAAGGATGTCCAGCGTGTAGTTTGCTGAGGGGAAATAACATTCCTTCTCAGAATGGCTTGACCCTGTGCCTTGCAAAGACAATGCCAGGATTATTATACTCAAAAAGCACTTACTAGAGAATGGATCTAAGCCCCGAAGGACAGAGAACTCCATCCCCATCTAGAATCGATCTGCTCCTCATATTTTCTGACCTCAGTTCCTCCCACTAATCAAAAGGGATCATCTGAGCTTAAATGGGATTCACTATTGCTTGGATCTTGCCATCAGCAGTGATGGtgtgcaaataaatggaaagctacAAGCATTCCACAAACCCGTATCATACGAATTGGAACTTTAACATGCGTATATGCAATCCAGAAATAGGGAAATTGTGGGTCAAGGCAGCGAACAAAATCGACACTAGGCAGAACAAGCTACCAGCGTGACGTGCTCATCGTGTATCTTGTTTTCTCAATGAATAAAAACCTTGAAAGAAGGTAACACTTTCTAATACTTTTTACTAAATTTGGGGAAGCTTAGATTTAATGCCTTGTCAAGGTGACACAGTAATTACAAGGCCCACACGGGGAGACTTGAGCCACAGTGGGAATCACAGGAGACCAGGAAGTTCCCATTACATCTTTTCTCTCCAGGCGCATGGTCGTACACTGGGCGTGCCCCTCGGGGTCACACGCAGTCCAGAGAATGCTTTCCTGCCTTGAGACCAGGGATTTAGGTAGCCTTAGATAAGTGGCCAAGGCAAATATGACCTCTCCCATTTGCCATATTCCCATTCACACCTCAGTCATGTAGAGACTCTTTATTTAGGAGTAGGtccaaaactattttcaaaatacagtttttcatgaaaaaattcCCAGAAACCAAATACtttctttcaaagtttttatttgagcaaaagaaaaaaaaatatatctatgtatacTTCATATACGATTTAGAAAAGTCAACACTGACAACAGAATAAAATAACATTGTCaccataattatataatttatttatatattacttacATTAATTGTCATTTCCTGGTATATTCTATTTTTactccaaaagaattaaaaaaatgtacttgttCAAACCTTTAATGGCCacagaaacaaattatttcttaatattagtTAAGGCAAAGAAATCATGATAATGTCTCAGTTGTGGGATGGTCAGGGACCAAGATAGTCTATGGCCCCTTGAAGGTGTCTGTTTTGAAGCTGAAAAGTTGAATCAAGTAAAAATTGACAGTGAGGGTTTTCAAAATCGAAAAATCTTACGCAATTTGTATGACCATTTACGTGTATGATCATTTATCTCTGGCCTATAGACTTTACCTTATTTTATGAAATGCACCATCATGCACTGGTACGCTGGCCACAGAGCAAGTAagcaataaattcttatttaactGAAGTGAATTGACCAACATTACTAATTACACCCTTCCTAACAACCTAACTTGATATCGTGTTTCAGCCTTTTGGTGACACGATGGGATAGGACATCATATTCCGATACAACAGATCCTTGGAAGAAATAGTAGTGTCCTGAAAACGAAAACACATTGAACAGCTTAAATCCccacttgcattttttaaaaaaagaaggtaacaCACATCTGTGTTTTTACAGAATATCTATATTAGACCAGACTTTATAGATGGTTTATATTAGACATTTGAGAATATAAACGTTGGGTCCTGGCACTGGGTATCCTGTCCCTGGATATGTGTTTATCATCATTTCACTATTAAGTATCTTCAGTAATTTTATTGAGAAGATTGCTTGGTCTTAGAAACTGACTATTAAGAGGTGAGTTTTTGAAAGGTCACACTCCAGGTGGAGAActcagagtgagagggaaaacACTGGGCCCAGGCAGGGCACACGGAGGCCTCGATGGAGAAGTAAGACAGACAGGGGCATTGGCATAGAAGCCAAATGCCTTGGCCCAGCCAACAATTTGCTTAGGCTGACCTTGCCTGAGGATATTCCTCAACACAAACGCAAACAAGctcagcgtttttttttttttatcccaccCTTAGCCCTGCTCCATGAAAACCCAGAAAGGGTGGAGGGGGCtgccaggaagggaaaaaaaatgcaaggcaCAAATAAGTGTGTGAGTCCAGCTTGCCCGAGTCTTGCCATGTGCTCACTTGCACAACTGCAAAGCTTGATGGGAACAGCAACTCCAGAGACTCAGACACATAGATGCGGCAACAACCATATGCTCCCACCTGCTAGACCACCCTAGAAATAAACTGTTGGTTCTAGCTCCCTCATTCTTCAAGCCTACCGATTCTCAACTAAGCAGACTATGAATTTTCTATCTGTCGCCCTGTGGAGAGATTCAGGGTTCTgttcttttctgatttgattcCACATCCTCTGACCTTGGAGCCTTTATAatcttcagtgttttaaaaagggATTCCCATAATCTACTTACTGTTATTATAGTAGACTGCATCGATTTTAGGCCCAATGCCCGGAAAGGCTTTGGTAATGAATTTGGGATAACCGGGGTCCATGAGTTGTCTCCTCTCATCGTACCTGAGCAAAAAAACAATCAGTAGGACCTCCATTGAAAAATGGATTTCATGATGTAGACCTTGATATTTTATGACATGAACCACAAAACCCACCTATTCTCTCTTGAAAGGCTTTTTCTGAACAGGCTTAAACTGCGCTGATAAGAAGATCAAAGACCTAAGCAGTTCACTGATTTATTCCTAGTCCCCACAGGACTCGGACCCTAGGAGTCCCAATTTCTGGTCAGGAACTTCCCTCGCTCCTGCGCAAGGCTTGCACCAGGACCTGGTCTTGCGTTACAGAGCCAGACTGTCTAATTTCCTGTTAGGGAAGACCTTGCAGGATTTGCTGTCACTCAGAAGAtggtctcctcattttgtcttccTGGGCCCAAGGTTATAAAAAGGAATCTGAAAATACCCACACTCCCTAAAGAGACTGTGTAAATTCTGGGTCTCGTACATTATACCACTATTTCCCAATGTGTCTGCACTATGATTAATAatggaacattttatttaaagtgttcctttaaaaaaaaaacacatcgtGTGCCATCTTACAAATCAGAATCCAGAAGTCCCGAGAACTGACCCAGGATGATAATTAACTATTCCAGACGTATGTTCTCTTGATCTCTCTTCTAGGAAGGTCAAGGATCCTtaggaatttaaatagaaaaactaCCTACTGGAAAACCCCACTCCCTGCCCATTCCACAAATTTTAGGAGTCAAATAACCAATCATTAAAGCTCACCTCCAATATTGACTACCTACAAAGAAGTAGGTCTTATAGAGAAGTGGATTAAAAACAGCTGCATCAATTTTCTCCACAAAGTTAGGAAAGCCCAAAGAACGTACATTCTTGGGATAGAGTCGTTGTGGTCTTAAGTTGCTAATTACCCAATACTTATCATCtgtgaagataaagaaaaagaatacactgGAGTCATATAAAAAGAGTCACAGAAACACCGACTCACTACAAACAATGTCATTCTTTATCCATAGTTCTAAAACATACTGCTCTTTGTTCTTGAACATGATTTGTCTCCAGTGGTTCTGTATATTTTTCACAAGTATTATGATCGATATTTGACAAacttttcctgaaatttttaCACATTACCTAGGTATTTAAGCTATTTTTGGCTCATAGTTAAGACTCACCATTAATTAGATCTGGGGtacttttttctatgtttataaaaattagtAGTATTTCCTTCATGTATTCTCTTCCTTGAAGTACACTCAATAGCAAACTAAACATGAgagttacctttaaaaaaaaagacttgatttCTGTCTCCAATTTCATAAGCAGCTTGAATGCCAGATGGTAAGTTTGgccagaaagaagaaattaaactaaTATTGCTCTTTGGACTCTCAGGATTCCTCCACCCAAAGTATctgatgaaaaacatttaaaacatgttaaaaaatcaCTGTAGACTCAAGAGCCATGAAATGTTCAGTGGGAATGACCTAAAGCAATGCTGTTTTTCAATATTCTTACATTCTGTTCCATGAATGTCTCTCTAGGAGCATGAGGAAAGGACCTTAATCAAGTCTTTCATAATAACAATGATCTGAATGGGCAAATCACCATATGGAAGCTTTGATACTTCAAGGGATCTAGGTTTTCATCTGCACCCACAATTCATTCACCAGTTTTGTAATCTAAATGAAGTTATTCAACCTAAATGTCCAGTTTTTGGATCTCAAAAATGGAGAATAACGAAACCGGAAATCatttacaagaagaaaattggaaaaaaaaaaacccacaaatatgtGGAGCCTGAGTAagatgctactgaacaaccaataaagaatgaagaaatcaaaaaaggaattaaaaattgccttgagacaaatgaaaatgaaaacataacagtctAAACTCTTAGGgaagcagcaaaagcagttctaagagggaagtttatagcgaTATAGGCGTACctcaaaaaaacaagagaaaccccaaataaacaatctaacttgacatctaaaggaactagaaaaagaacaaagagagccCACAGCTagttaaaagaaggaaataataaagatcagagtggaaatacatgaaataaagacTGAGAAAAAATTTACCAGATCAATGAAAGTAAGATTTTGGCctttcaaaagataaacaaaattgataagcctttatCCAGactcaccagaaaaaaaaaaaaaaaaaaaaagagggctcacataaatacattcagaaatgaaagggaagtTACAATGGattccaaagaaatacaaacaatcacAAAAGACTACTATTAACAATTATGTGTGAACAAACTGGACAACCAAAAGAAATGGATATAATTTCtcagaaacatacaatcttccaagactgaatcagaaagaaatagaaaatttgaacagaccctaCCAGAAATGAAATTGAGTAATCAAAagctctcaagaaacaaaaatccaggatcaGGCAGTTTCAAAGGTGAATCCTGCCAAACAATgaaagaagacttaatacctacccttctcaaattattccaaaaaaaaaaaaaaaaaaaaatgaaggggaagGAATGctcccaaactcattctacaaggccagcattactctgataccaaaatcaaacaaatgtactacaaaaaaagaaaattacaggacaatattcctgatgaacatagatacaaaaattctcaacaaaatattagtaagccaaattcaacaatacatcaaaaggatcatacaccaccATCAAGTGGAATGTATTCCAaggatgcagggatggttcaatatccacaaatcattGCAATACATCACATGAACAAAACGAAGGCTAAAAAGCATATGATCGTTTCAATAGCTGCAGAAAAATAATTGGACAAAATTGAACAGTGATTCACGagaaaaactctcaacaaaatggtTATAGAGGAAATATatgtcaacataataaaggccatgcaTGGCAAACCCAGAGCTAGCATTATACTAAATGGTGAAAacagaaagcttttcctttacCATCAGGAACAAGACCATGAAGTTCACTCTTATTGCAAGTCCTAGTcacagaaattaggcaagaaaaaaaagggggacatccaaattggaaaggaagaagtaaaactgtcactatttgcagatgacataatactaccTATACAAAACCCTacagacaccaccaaaaaaccGGTACAACTAGTAAGTGAACATAGTAAAGATTCAGGATAAAAAaccaatacacagaaatctgttgtgtttctgtaCATTAATAATAAACTATCAGAAGAAATTAATAGTGCATTCcaatttataattgcatcaaaaaaataaagtacttcagAATAAATTTtgccaaggaagtgaaagacctgtactctgaaaacttttaagatactAATGAAAGAATTGacgatgacacaaataaatggaaatctattccatgctcgtggattgcaAGAGgaaatattactaaaatatccatactatccaaagcaatttacagattcagtGAGATCTCTATCAAAATAGTTACatcacttttcacagaactagaacaaagactcttaaaatctgtatggaaccacaaaagatcctaagTAGCCACAGcaaacttgagaaagaacaaagctggaggtaaaATGCTCCAGATTTCTATACTACACAGAAAAATTAATCAAACCAGTATGGTGTTAGACAACAACAGTCACAGAGATCAATAAACAGAATACAGGGcgcagaaataaacccacacttatatggtcaattaatttatgacaaaggagctgAGAACATACaacagggaaaggacagtctcttcaacaaatggtgtcaggaaaactggacagctacatgcagaagaatgaagccagaccactttcttacaccacatacagaaaaaaactcaaaatggatttttctgtagaacctgaaaccataacacttctagaagaaaacataggcagtgagCTCTTTGACACTAGctttagagatttcttttttttttaatctgtcccCTCACAcaaggacaacaaaagcaaaaatggacaagtgggactgcatcaaactaaaaaccttttgtacagtgaaggaaaccatcaacaaaaggaaaaggcaaactatTTAATGGGAGACTCTTGCCGGAGATATAtccaataaaatgttaacatccaaaatatataaagaactcatacaacctgatatttaaaaaaaaaaatcaatctgataaaaaaaaaatagaggcctggcacagatatttttccagagaagacctacagatagccaacagagacatgaatagatgctcaacaccactaactATCAGGAAATGCACATAAAACCACAACGAGCTATGACCTTACTCCTGTCGAAATgactgtcatcaaaaagacaagaaataacacgtggtggtgaagatgtggagaaaaggaagccctcaagcaccgttggtgggaatgcaaattggtgcagctactctggaaaatagtctggAGCCTCTTTACAAAGTTAGTTATAAAAAAATGCCATATGACCTACCAGCTCCACTTCTAAGTATTTATGCAAAGCACACAAAACGCTCATTAGAAAAGACATACGTACCCTTACGGTCATTGCGGcatgattcacaatagccaagatacagaagcgacttaaatgtccactgatagatgaatggataaagaagatgtggtatgtatacaatgggataccggccacaaaaaaagaatgaaatcttgccattagcgaCAACACGGGGGGCCTAGAGCATATCAGGCTAAGCGAAgggagtcaggcagagaaagaaacatcatgtgatttcacttagatgtggagtccacaaaacaacaaaaacaaatgaacaaacaaaacagaagagaagcagaCTCACAGatacaaactgatggttgccaagggGAGTCAGTCAGGGGTAGACAAAATAGCTGGAGGGGATTCAGAGGCACAAACTTCGGTGATGAAATAAGTAAGACACAGACAGGTAatgtacagcataaggaatacagtcaataatgtTGTAAGAACTCTAagcggtgacagatggtaactagccTTATTCTGGTGACCTTTGGTAAGatacataaatatcaaattaCTGTGTTGAGCACGTGAAACTAATACggtgttgtatgtcaattactcttccatttaaaaaatggagaatattTGTCCCGTCCATCAAATACTAATTTTCTCCACTCCTCATACCTCCAATACCTGCTTCCATCTATGCTCTAAGGCAGAAACCATTAAGTTATCCTGGAATTACTTTCTCTGTAATCAAGACTTTTAATAGGTACTGTCACACCTGTAGTCCCAGACTTAACCATTTTTACCTGTGATTAAAATAGCCTTGTTCCACTTCTTCCTGTCTTGTCTTTCCTCACCCCAGATTCGTActgtaaatcctttttttttttttttttttttttttttttttacttactaatCTTATCATTAAACACAAATGCAATCACACCATTCTCTTCCTTCAAAACCTTCAGGCTGTCTACTTCCTACAGAATTCAGTCCAAGTCCCTCTTCATTTTCATCTACGTCATTCTCCATCATTTTCCACGATtctctgaccaaaaaaaaattataaatccaaGGACAGAGCCTCCCATATTGGCTAGATGTAAGGAGGATTCTTATACctgtctttaaagaaaatgattttatttcccaCAGTAGTGGCAGCGTCAAGACTCAGAATGGGGTTGCAGGTGGCCGATTCTGTACTGTCAGGATGTGATGGGGGTTGGCGCCTTTCTGGACCTCCTGTAAAACACATTTCAAGAagcattaggggaaaaaattgcATTTTAGCTGCTAAAGGGAAGAATCATTCTTTTACAACATTCACTTTTCGGGATGAGAAGTGCATAAAAAGCAACTTAGGATTCTTATAATATTCACAGGAAGCATATAATAAAGATCTTTCTCCCATGTGGTTGCAACATCATGGGAGGAGAAAAATCTGATCACTCCAGTTTTCCTGTTCCGGTCCGATTATTTCTCTGTGTGCCTTCATCAAAGACAATGGTATGTTGGACAGAAAGAACACGCTTGAGGCCAGAAGACTCAGAATCTGCCCGTCACTGGCATTAGCACACCGGGTCTCTgtgcttttctgtaaaatgaagataatatctGGGtgacctacctcacagggttttCAGGGGGCTCAAGAGAAAAGATCCATGTTAAAGTTTTTTTCAGATGCAGATATTATGAGACTATTCATGAGAGTGAGTATCTTTGTGAAGCAAAATGGTAAAGAAATTCAACTCACCATAGAGAGACTGAATACCACGTACGTCATCAGAAGAGAGGCGAAAGGTGTTGGGGTCAACGTAACTGTAAGTAGGGAACATTATGGCTTTTGGATCACTGGAATGGCCAAGACCCAAGGAATGGCCAAGCTCATGAACAGCAACTAGGAACAAGTTTGTGCCTAAGAGGAAATCAGAGGGGGGAAAAGAGCAGTGAAAGATATTTGCATCCAGAAGACAATGACACAACTGAAATCTGACACAATGAAAGGGGACGCATTTGCGAATACTttacttatttcctttctctcttacaTAAGGTTTTTTGATGTCAGGACCATTGACTTTATAGGCCAGATAATCCCTTGTTGTTAGGGCTGTCCTGTATATCACAGATGTCTAGAAATCTCTGGGTTTGccacttaaaattctttcttgttttttaacatttattcatttttgagagagagatagagagcgtgagcaagggaggggcagagagagggggacagaatatctgaagcaggttctgtgctgacagcagagagccccttgcggagctcgaacccacaaactgcgagatcatgacctgagccaaagtcggatgcttaaccgactgagtcacccaggtgccctcgggTTTGCCACTTAATTCAAGTAGCACACTCCCTCCActttgacaaccaaaaatgtctctccACATCATCAAATTTCCCGTTGGGGGCAAAAAGGATCACAGCAGCAGCTCACATGGCATGTGTTCTGTCGTGAACACTTCCAGAATGTTGTCTTGTAGCTGTGTTTACTGGTTctcaccac from Panthera tigris isolate Pti1 chromosome D1, P.tigris_Pti1_mat1.1, whole genome shotgun sequence includes the following:
- the MMP12 gene encoding macrophage metalloelastase isoform X2 — its product is MKFPLLMLVLQATASGAVPLTNSTGSEENDVLFAERYLETFYGFVMDGVPVTKMKVSPNLMKNKLQEMQQFLGLKVTGRLDASTLDMMHMPRCGVPDVHEFRTLAGRPVWRKRFLTYRINSYTPDMKPADVDYAIQKAFQVWSDVTPLKFRKIHSGEADIMIGFASGAHGDFNPFDGRGGIIAHAFGPGPGIGGDTHFDEAETWTANYRGTNLFLVAVHELGHSLGLGHSSDPKAIMFPTYSYVDPNTFRLSSDDVRGIQSLYGGPERRQPPSHPDSTESATCNPILSLDAATTVGNKIIFFKDRYFGWRNPESPKSNISLISSFWPNLPSGIQAAYEIGDRNQVFFFKDDKYWVISNLRPQRLYPKNVRSLGFPNFVEKIDAAVFNPLLYKTYFFVGSQYWRYDERRQLMDPGYPKFITKAFPGIGPKIDAVYYNNRHYYFFQGSVVSEYDVLSHRVTKRLKHDIKLGC
- the MMP12 gene encoding macrophage metalloelastase isoform X1 gives rise to the protein MDGVPVTKMKVSPNLMKNKLQEMQQFLGLKVTGRLDASTLDMMHMPRCGVPDVHEFRTLAGRPVWRKRFLTYRINSYTPDMKPADVDYAIQKAFQVWSDVTPLKFRKIHSGEADIMIGFASGAHGDFNPFDGRGGIIAHAFGPGPGIGGDTHFDEAETWTANYRGTNLFLVAVHELGHSLGLGHSSDPKAIMFPTYSYVDPNTFRLSSDDVRGIQSLYGGPERRQPPSHPDSTESATCNPILSLDAATTVGNKIIFFKDRYFGWRNPESPKSNISLISSFWPNLPSGIQAAYEIGDRNQVFFFKDDKYWVISNLRPQRLYPKNVRSLGFPNFVEKIDAAVFNPLLYKTYFFVGSQYWRYDERRQLMDPGYPKFITKAFPGIGPKIDAVYYNNRHYYFFQGSVVSEYDVLSHRVTKRLKHDIKLGC